In a single window of the Dreissena polymorpha isolate Duluth1 chromosome 3, UMN_Dpol_1.0, whole genome shotgun sequence genome:
- the LOC127873241 gene encoding uncharacterized protein LOC127873241: protein MCYILSGCPTGDFMTIPNGAITLNAKDVNDYGSTAMVACNVGYVLMGESITTCQADKTWSAHGSCQKCSTPMERTGDYPHADTISGASVGGLIVGIIVGVGSTVVYMRRKSPVPKSGPIKAETAQREDESGQIQMTDRNKPKNEKQQKSRANDESREVVNPSYEPVDIITTK, encoded by the exons atgtgttatattttgtcAGGATGTCCTACCGGAGATTTCATGACAATTCCAAACGGGGCAATCACACTTAACGCGAAAGACGTCAACGACTACGGATCCACGGCTATGGTTGCGTGTAACGTCGGGTACGTCTTAATGGGAGAATCCATCACAACATGTCAAGCGGATAAGACGTGGAGTGCTCATGGATCGTGTCAAAAATGCA GCACTCCAATGGAACGTACTGGCGATTATCCACATGCAGATACCATTTCCGGCGCTAGTGTAGGAGGACTTATCGTCGGAATTATCGTTGGCGTCGGTTCGACGGTTGTCTACATGAGGCGGAAATCTCCTGTACCCAAATCCGGTCCAATAAAAGCGGAGACTGCTCAGCGTGAAGATGAGAGTGGCCAGATCCAAATGACAG ATCGAAATAAACCAAAGAACGAAAAACAACAGAAAAGCAG GGCAAATGACGAATCTCGTGAAGTTGTCAACCCTTCATATGAACCTGTAG ACATTATTACGACGAAGTAG